One Natrinema halophilum genomic window carries:
- the mvk gene encoding mevalonate kinase: protein MALSSAPGKVYLFGEHAVVYGEPAVPCAIERRARVGVQRRDDGKLRVHAEDLSLDGFTVEYDGSTGNGPDVDVSESLLSAAMGYVDGAIEQVRDVTGEDEVGFDVTIESDIPLGAGLGSSAAVVVAAIDAATRELGVTLETAELAERAYRTEHMVQDGQASRADTFCSATGGAVRVEGDDCRSLEAPDLPIVIGFDGGAGDTGQLVAGVRDLRDEYDFAADTVGAIGDVVRNGEEALANGDVEELGRLMNFNHGLLSALGVSSRSLDTMVWAARDAGAHGAKLTGAGGGGCIVALDPTPETETALSFTPGCEDAFRAELTENGVTSLE from the coding sequence ATGGCACTTTCGAGCGCTCCTGGGAAAGTATACCTGTTCGGGGAGCACGCGGTGGTTTACGGCGAACCAGCGGTCCCCTGTGCGATCGAGCGACGGGCGCGGGTTGGCGTCCAACGACGCGACGACGGCAAACTCCGGGTTCATGCTGAGGATCTCAGTCTCGACGGCTTTACCGTCGAGTACGATGGATCGACCGGTAACGGTCCTGACGTCGACGTCTCTGAGTCGCTGTTAAGCGCCGCTATGGGCTACGTCGACGGCGCTATCGAGCAAGTCCGTGACGTGACCGGCGAAGACGAGGTCGGCTTCGACGTCACGATCGAAAGCGACATCCCGCTGGGGGCGGGACTGGGCTCCTCCGCGGCAGTCGTTGTCGCTGCGATCGACGCCGCCACCCGCGAACTCGGCGTCACCCTCGAGACCGCCGAGCTCGCCGAGCGAGCATACAGAACCGAACACATGGTCCAGGATGGTCAGGCGTCGCGAGCCGATACGTTCTGTTCGGCCACTGGCGGCGCGGTCCGCGTCGAGGGGGACGACTGCCGCTCGCTCGAAGCACCGGACTTGCCGATCGTGATCGGCTTCGATGGCGGCGCAGGCGATACAGGACAGTTGGTCGCAGGTGTACGCGACCTCCGCGACGAATACGATTTCGCCGCCGATACGGTCGGCGCGATCGGTGACGTCGTCCGGAACGGGGAAGAGGCGCTCGCCAACGGCGACGTCGAGGAACTGGGTCGGTTGATGAACTTCAACCACGGTCTGCTGTCCGCGCTCGGCGTCTCCTCTCGCTCGCTCGATACGATGGTCTGGGCGGCCCGCGACGCAGGCGCACACGGAGCGAAACTCACCGGCGCCGGTGGTGGCGGCTGTATCGTCGCCCTGGATCCGACCCCGGAGACCGAGACGGCACTCTCGTTTACACCCGGCTGCGAGGATGCCTTCCGCGCCGAACTAACCGAGAATGGGGTGACGTCGCTCGAATGA
- a CDS encoding thiamine-phosphate synthase family protein has translation MSLVLPSELVVDRFLPTVRAMLAARLAERGLTQQEIATQLGVTQAAVSKYVSGNGGGGDDRFRDDPETVATVERIADGLATDEMDGYDALAELLSLVRSLENRGPICELHEEVMPELRGLGCDLCVRGLDPDVRAERDVLANVRTAARTFASISGIADYVPNVGTNVGMCLPNPRDETDVAAVPGRIYAMGGRIEIPANPEFGASKHVSTAILAATAVDPEIRGALNIATDEDILAAAKAASGIESLEFDADYEERGTHLENRFREHGSVPQIAYHCGAFGIEPATYVFGTTAVDATELVADLLSTSSGN, from the coding sequence ATGTCTCTCGTTTTGCCGAGCGAACTCGTCGTCGATCGGTTTCTGCCGACGGTTCGGGCCATGCTGGCGGCTCGACTCGCCGAACGCGGACTAACCCAACAGGAGATCGCCACCCAACTCGGCGTGACACAGGCTGCCGTCAGCAAGTACGTCAGCGGGAACGGCGGCGGCGGTGATGACCGGTTTCGCGACGATCCCGAGACGGTCGCGACCGTCGAACGTATCGCCGACGGGCTTGCGACCGACGAAATGGATGGCTACGACGCGCTCGCCGAACTCCTCTCGCTCGTCCGAAGTCTCGAGAACCGCGGTCCAATCTGTGAACTTCACGAGGAAGTGATGCCCGAACTTCGCGGGCTCGGCTGCGATCTCTGTGTTCGCGGACTCGACCCCGACGTGCGAGCCGAACGAGACGTCCTCGCGAACGTTAGAACCGCCGCTCGGACCTTCGCATCGATCTCCGGTATAGCAGATTACGTCCCGAACGTCGGGACGAACGTCGGAATGTGTCTTCCGAACCCTCGCGACGAAACTGACGTCGCCGCGGTTCCCGGTCGGATCTACGCTATGGGCGGACGGATCGAAATTCCGGCCAATCCCGAATTTGGCGCGTCGAAACACGTTTCGACGGCCATTCTCGCCGCGACTGCCGTCGATCCCGAAATCCGCGGCGCTCTCAATATTGCCACGGACGAAGATATACTCGCAGCCGCGAAAGCGGCGAGCGGGATCGAATCACTCGAATTCGACGCAGATTACGAAGAACGCGGTACCCATCTCGAGAATCGGTTTCGGGAGCACGGATCAGTCCCCCAGATCGCGTACCACTGCGGTGCGTTCGGGATCGAACCCGCAACGTACGTCTTCGGAACGACAGCCGTCGACGCCACAGAACTGGTCGCGGATTTGCTCTCGACGTCATCCGGGAACTGA
- a CDS encoding DUF354 domain-containing protein: MDIIITMQHGGNVHFFKHVIRKLQTTGHNVSVFAREAEVVGSLLDTYDIDHELLCDEPDSLFALGLTQLRYEAKIFKRARVIDPDYIISSHGIAASHVAKLVGAESHVYIDTETSINHGNRLTIPFADRIYTPSSFNEDIGSNHVRYPGYHELAYLHPDRFEPDPELLRRNGVEPDDRYAVVRRGAFNSNHDIGKSGISRDGYQRIVDELAQDWTVYVSDESDRPLPENAERIPVDPATFHQLLAFADLVVGDVATTTMEAGILGTPTVRISPFAGSSDMGKFLDLEEYGLIRSFPLDREDEAIETIERLYRDPATTEKWQQRREMLLETKIDVTEYLLKQLLDETELDDISGTTDDESVTLERRPAESNTDDRQADEAVPNS; this comes from the coding sequence ATGGACATCATCATCACGATGCAGCATGGGGGGAATGTTCATTTCTTTAAACACGTTATACGAAAACTTCAGACTACAGGACACAATGTCTCCGTATTTGCTCGAGAGGCAGAAGTCGTCGGTTCCCTCCTGGATACGTACGATATCGACCACGAACTCCTCTGTGACGAACCGGATAGTTTGTTCGCTCTCGGACTAACTCAGTTGCGTTACGAGGCGAAAATTTTCAAGCGGGCCCGCGTTATCGACCCGGACTACATCATCAGTAGTCACGGTATCGCGGCGTCTCACGTTGCCAAACTCGTGGGGGCGGAAAGCCACGTCTATATCGACACCGAGACCAGTATCAATCACGGAAACCGCCTCACGATTCCGTTCGCAGACCGTATCTACACACCCTCGAGCTTCAACGAGGACATCGGCAGCAATCACGTGAGATATCCCGGCTACCACGAACTCGCATACCTCCATCCGGATCGATTCGAACCGGACCCGGAGCTCCTTCGTCGAAACGGCGTCGAACCGGACGATCGGTACGCCGTCGTTCGCCGTGGCGCGTTCAACAGTAACCATGACATCGGGAAAAGTGGAATCTCGAGGGACGGCTATCAGCGTATCGTCGACGAACTCGCCCAGGACTGGACGGTGTACGTCTCCGACGAAAGCGACCGTCCGCTGCCGGAAAACGCCGAACGGATTCCCGTCGACCCGGCGACCTTTCACCAGTTGCTCGCGTTCGCTGATCTGGTCGTCGGAGACGTCGCCACGACGACGATGGAAGCCGGCATCCTCGGGACGCCCACCGTTCGCATCAGCCCGTTCGCGGGATCGTCGGACATGGGGAAATTCCTCGATCTCGAGGAGTACGGTCTCATCAGATCGTTCCCGTTGGATCGCGAAGACGAGGCGATCGAAACGATCGAGCGTCTCTACCGCGATCCCGCAACGACCGAGAAGTGGCAGCAACGGCGGGAGATGCTGCTCGAAACGAAAATTGACGTTACCGAATACCTCCTCAAACAACTACTCGACGAGACGGAACTCGATGATATATCGGGAACGACGGATGACGAATCGGTCACGCTCGAGCGGCGGCCTGCCGAGTCGAATACTGATGACCGACAGGCCGACGAAGCGGTCCCCAATTCATGA
- a CDS encoding glycosyltransferase, translating into MSSTRVLSLTTTDWRSFYETQIAALEAEDIEVTTLAVPGDHRALDDEVKRRTPFDYLRYLPQVLREASTGYDIVHANYGLTAPFAFAASAIPTIDLPFVCTLWGGEYVGNRYTPVMKPFVSRADRIVVPSNVMADRIDHPCDVIPFPVDTDLFRPIPRTDAREYVGWETDKRVVLFPYAPSRYEKNYPLAKRIVDGLECDVTLRTVANQPYEDVPYYLNAADVVLITSRYESGPMTVKEAAACNVPVVSRDVGFVREVLNGIPNSYVVDSDDALRTRLASVLEADEPAAGRERIADYGLDEMGTRLRTVYDRCLAETT; encoded by the coding sequence ATGAGTTCGACCCGCGTTTTGAGCCTCACGACAACCGACTGGCGAAGTTTCTATGAAACACAGATCGCGGCCCTCGAGGCGGAAGATATCGAGGTGACGACCCTGGCGGTCCCAGGAGACCATCGTGCTCTCGATGACGAAGTTAAACGGCGAACGCCGTTCGATTACCTGCGCTATCTCCCGCAGGTACTTCGCGAGGCCAGCACCGGCTACGATATCGTCCATGCCAACTACGGACTCACCGCGCCGTTTGCCTTCGCAGCATCGGCGATTCCAACGATCGATCTCCCGTTCGTCTGTACGCTCTGGGGTGGCGAATACGTCGGCAATCGATACACGCCGGTCATGAAGCCGTTCGTCTCACGCGCCGATCGTATCGTCGTCCCCTCGAACGTGATGGCCGACCGCATCGACCACCCATGCGACGTGATCCCGTTCCCGGTCGATACCGACCTGTTCCGGCCGATCCCACGCACAGACGCCCGCGAATACGTCGGCTGGGAGACCGATAAACGAGTCGTCCTCTTCCCGTATGCACCCTCGCGATACGAGAAGAACTATCCGCTGGCGAAACGCATCGTCGACGGCCTCGAATGTGACGTTACCTTGCGGACTGTCGCCAACCAACCCTACGAGGACGTCCCATACTATTTGAACGCAGCTGATGTCGTTTTGATTACGTCTCGATACGAGAGCGGGCCGATGACGGTCAAGGAAGCTGCCGCCTGTAACGTCCCGGTCGTCTCGCGCGACGTCGGCTTCGTCCGGGAGGTACTCAATGGCATCCCGAACTCCTACGTCGTAGACAGCGACGACGCGCTCCGAACGCGTCTGGCGTCCGTCCTCGAGGCCGACGAACCTGCAGCCGGCAGAGAACGAATCGCCGACTACGGCCTCGACGAAATGGGAACGCGGCTACGTACCGTCTACGACCGCTGTCTCGCTGAGACGACGTAG
- the rpsB gene encoding 30S ribosomal protein S2: MTENDATQEGLDAAEDEIDEEPAKGAGPAAEEDVEPVDEQPTDAEGEPTADAEPADDAESEDAGPTLDDDVMSDEEADLLIPVEDYLGAGVHIGTQQKTADMERFIHRVRTDGLYVLDVSKTDGRIRTAADFLANYDPEQILVTSSRQYGRFPAEKFAEAVGARARTGRFIPGTLTNPKYDGYIEPDVVVVTDPIGDAQAVKEAITVGIPVIAMCDSNNQLSNVDLVVPTNNKGRKALSVVYWLLANEVLDRRGAEPSYSLEDFESTV; this comes from the coding sequence ATGACAGAAAACGACGCAACCCAGGAAGGGCTCGACGCCGCCGAAGACGAAATCGACGAGGAGCCAGCCAAAGGGGCTGGCCCCGCCGCCGAGGAGGACGTCGAGCCAGTAGACGAACAGCCCACCGACGCCGAGGGAGAGCCCACGGCCGACGCAGAACCAGCCGACGACGCCGAGAGCGAAGACGCCGGTCCGACTCTCGACGACGACGTCATGTCCGACGAGGAAGCGGACCTGCTGATCCCCGTCGAGGACTATCTCGGCGCCGGTGTCCACATCGGCACCCAGCAGAAGACCGCGGACATGGAACGGTTCATCCACCGCGTCCGGACTGACGGTCTGTACGTGCTCGACGTTTCGAAGACCGACGGCCGGATTCGCACAGCCGCGGACTTCCTCGCAAACTACGATCCGGAACAGATTCTGGTCACCTCGAGCCGCCAGTACGGACGGTTCCCAGCGGAGAAGTTCGCCGAGGCCGTCGGCGCGCGCGCTCGAACCGGGCGATTCATTCCGGGAACTCTGACGAATCCGAAGTACGATGGCTACATCGAACCGGACGTTGTGGTCGTCACTGACCCGATCGGTGACGCCCAGGCCGTCAAAGAGGCCATCACGGTTGGTATCCCGGTTATCGCAATGTGTGACTCGAACAATCAGCTCAGTAACGTCGACCTCGTCGTCCCGACGAACAACAAGGGCCGCAAAGCTCTCTCGGTCGTCTACTGGCTCCTCGCAAACGAGGTCCTCGATCGACGCGGTGCCGAGCCGTCTTACTCGCTCGAGGACTTCGAGAGCACCGTCTAA
- the eno gene encoding phosphopyruvate hydratase, protein MTLITDVRLRRVLDSRGNPTVEADVVTESGGFGRAAAPSGASTGEYEAVERPPTEAIAAAREHAVPRLVGTVYAGNQREVDAALHAADGTTDFSEIGANSAVAISMAAAKAGADVLGAPLFQHLGGTFRGENFPIPLGNVVGGGEHAADATDIQEFLAAPVGAPSVEDAVFANAAVHAAVADLLSERGVPCGKGDEGAWAPSIDDSEAFEIVAEAVSMVQDEVGFNIGFGLDVAGAELYDAESETYEYSDRSRDTDEQIAYIADLVEEYDLVYVEDPLDEDDYDAFADLTAEVGDQTLICGDDLFVTNTNRLVDGIDRNAANSILIKPNQIGTLSDAFDAIELATENGYDSVVSHRSGETEDATIAHLAVATDAPFIKTGAVGGERTAKLNELIRIADDAT, encoded by the coding sequence ATGACGCTCATTACCGACGTCCGCCTGCGTCGAGTCCTCGACTCTCGAGGGAACCCGACGGTGGAGGCAGACGTCGTTACTGAAAGCGGCGGCTTCGGTCGCGCCGCAGCACCCAGTGGCGCCAGTACTGGCGAGTACGAAGCTGTCGAACGACCGCCGACAGAGGCAATCGCTGCGGCCAGGGAACACGCCGTCCCTCGGCTCGTCGGCACGGTATACGCTGGTAACCAGCGTGAGGTCGACGCTGCACTTCACGCTGCCGACGGAACCACCGACTTCTCGGAAATCGGTGCCAACAGCGCGGTCGCTATCTCGATGGCCGCTGCGAAAGCTGGTGCCGACGTCCTCGGTGCTCCGCTCTTTCAGCACCTCGGCGGGACGTTCCGCGGTGAAAACTTCCCGATTCCGCTCGGAAACGTCGTCGGCGGTGGCGAACACGCCGCCGACGCGACCGACATTCAGGAGTTTCTCGCGGCACCAGTCGGCGCACCGAGCGTCGAAGATGCCGTTTTCGCCAACGCAGCCGTCCACGCCGCCGTCGCCGACCTACTCTCCGAACGCGGTGTTCCCTGTGGGAAAGGCGACGAGGGGGCATGGGCGCCATCGATCGACGACAGCGAGGCGTTCGAAATCGTCGCCGAGGCGGTGTCGATGGTCCAAGACGAGGTCGGCTTCAACATCGGCTTCGGGCTCGACGTCGCTGGCGCGGAGTTGTACGATGCCGAGTCGGAAACGTACGAATACAGCGACCGGAGTCGAGATACCGACGAGCAGATCGCCTATATCGCCGATCTGGTCGAGGAATACGACCTCGTCTATGTCGAGGACCCACTCGACGAGGACGATTACGACGCGTTTGCAGACCTCACCGCCGAGGTCGGCGACCAGACGCTGATCTGCGGTGACGACCTGTTCGTCACCAATACCAACCGCCTCGTCGATGGGATCGATCGCAACGCGGCCAACAGCATCCTGATCAAACCAAACCAGATCGGAACACTGTCGGACGCCTTCGATGCGATCGAACTCGCCACAGAGAACGGCTACGACTCGGTCGTCTCCCACCGATCGGGCGAGACCGAAGACGCGACGATCGCACACCTTGCCGTCGCAACTGACGCACCCTTCATCAAGACGGGTGCCGTCGGCGGCGAGCGAACCGCAAAGCTCAACGAGCTCATTCGAATCGCAGACGACGCGACATGA
- a CDS encoding DNA-directed RNA polymerase subunit K, translating into MQQQQHNRYEKARILGARALQVSYGAPVLIETEQTEPILIAAEEYDAGVLPFTVKRGYDRK; encoded by the coding sequence ATGCAACAACAACAACACAACCGTTACGAGAAGGCACGCATCCTCGGTGCGCGAGCGCTGCAGGTCTCCTACGGCGCGCCGGTGTTGATCGAAACCGAGCAGACGGAACCGATCCTCATCGCGGCCGAGGAGTACGACGCTGGCGTCCTTCCGTTCACCGTCAAGCGGGGGTACGACCGGAAATGA
- a CDS encoding DNA-directed RNA polymerase subunit N codes for MMVPVRCFTCGNVVAEHWEAFDERANEGNEDPEEVLDELGVERYCCRRMLVSHTDLVDVVSPYQ; via the coding sequence ATGATGGTACCGGTCCGGTGTTTCACCTGTGGCAACGTCGTCGCCGAACACTGGGAAGCGTTCGACGAGCGAGCGAACGAGGGCAACGAGGATCCCGAGGAAGTCCTCGACGAGTTGGGCGTCGAGCGCTACTGCTGTCGGCGCATGCTCGTCAGTCACACCGACCTCGTCGACGTCGTCTCCCCGTACCAGTAA
- a CDS encoding 30S ribosomal protein S9, producing MVTNTSGKKKTAVARATVREGEGRVRINSQPVELVEPEMSRLKMLEPFRIVGEDLRGEMDIDVRVEGGGISGQADAVRTAIARGVVQHTNDAELRDAFMEFDRSLLVNDVRQSEPKKWGGPGARARYQKSYR from the coding sequence ATGGTAACCAACACGAGTGGCAAGAAAAAGACGGCCGTCGCTCGCGCCACGGTGCGCGAAGGCGAGGGTCGCGTTCGAATCAATTCACAACCCGTCGAACTGGTCGAACCGGAGATGTCTCGGCTCAAGATGCTCGAGCCGTTTCGCATCGTCGGCGAGGATCTGCGGGGCGAGATGGACATCGACGTTCGCGTCGAGGGTGGCGGCATCAGCGGACAGGCAGACGCCGTCCGCACAGCCATCGCCCGCGGGGTCGTCCAGCACACCAACGACGCCGAACTTCGCGATGCGTTCATGGAATTCGACCGATCGCTGCTGGTCAACGACGTTCGCCAGTCCGAACCGAAGAAGTGGGGCGGCCCGGGCGCTCGGGCGCGCTACCAGAAATCCTACCGCTAA
- a CDS encoding 50S ribosomal protein L13 has product MSLAEFDADTVVDAQDCILGRVASEVAQRALDGERVAIVNAEDAVITGGKEDIFETYRTRLQMGSDSGPYYPRRPDTIFKRSVRGMLPYKKPRGREALDSVRVYVGNPYENDDGRESEVLEGTSLDRLSNIRFVHLHEVSEQLGANVTW; this is encoded by the coding sequence ATGAGTCTCGCAGAGTTCGACGCAGACACCGTCGTCGATGCCCAAGACTGTATCCTCGGTCGCGTCGCCAGCGAGGTCGCCCAGCGTGCGCTGGACGGCGAGCGCGTTGCGATCGTGAACGCGGAGGACGCGGTCATCACCGGCGGAAAAGAGGACATCTTCGAAACGTACCGCACGCGGCTACAGATGGGCTCGGACAGCGGGCCGTACTACCCCCGCCGTCCGGACACGATTTTCAAGCGGTCCGTTCGCGGGATGTTGCCGTACAAAAAGCCGCGCGGTCGCGAGGCGCTCGACAGCGTCCGCGTCTACGTCGGTAACCCCTACGAGAACGACGACGGCCGCGAGTCGGAGGTTCTCGAGGGGACGTCGCTGGATCGACTGTCGAACATCCGCTTCGTCCATCTGCACGAAGTGTCCGAACAGTTAGGTGCTAACGTCACATGGTAA
- a CDS encoding 50S ribosomal protein L18e has translation MSSKTNPRLTDLIAELKSTSRETDADVWRDVADRLEKPRRTHAEVNLGRIERYAREEETVVVPGKVLGSGALQKNVTVAAVNFSSSAETKIEQVGEPVSLEQVLEENPEGSDVRVIR, from the coding sequence ATGAGTAGCAAGACTAATCCGAGGCTCACCGATCTCATCGCCGAGCTAAAGTCGACGTCCCGAGAGACGGACGCCGACGTCTGGCGAGACGTTGCGGATCGACTCGAGAAGCCCCGGCGCACCCACGCTGAGGTGAACCTGGGCCGCATCGAGCGGTACGCACGCGAAGAAGAGACTGTCGTCGTTCCCGGCAAAGTGCTGGGATCTGGCGCATTACAGAAAAACGTCACCGTCGCGGCCGTCAACTTCTCTTCGTCCGCAGAGACGAAGATCGAACAGGTCGGCGAACCGGTATCGCTCGAGCAAGTGCTCGAAGAAAACCCCGAAGGATCCGACGTGAGGGTGATTCGATGA
- a CDS encoding DNA-directed RNA polymerase subunit D → MTEEYDVEFVEREDREARFLVRGVTPAFANGIRRAMVADVPTMAIDTVRFVENSSVMFDEQLALRLGLVPLTTPPVGEFSEDDTVTLSIDVEGPATAYSGDLITSDDLVRPADKNVPIIELKDGQRLEAEADAVLDRGKDHAKHQGGVAVGYQHLQRIEVDGDLPEFEEEERRIIRGVIEDDGELVSTNEFDHDLSNRYPGKQVRVEDVPNAFVFHVETDGSFTIEELVTRAAETLEARATELEEAVQL, encoded by the coding sequence ATGACTGAGGAGTACGACGTCGAGTTCGTCGAACGCGAGGATCGAGAAGCTAGATTCCTCGTTCGCGGCGTGACGCCTGCGTTCGCCAATGGCATCCGCCGAGCAATGGTCGCCGACGTGCCTACGATGGCGATCGATACCGTCCGGTTCGTCGAGAACTCGTCAGTCATGTTCGACGAGCAACTCGCACTTCGGCTCGGTCTCGTCCCATTAACGACGCCACCGGTCGGCGAATTCAGCGAGGACGACACCGTCACGCTCTCGATCGACGTCGAAGGGCCGGCCACCGCCTACTCCGGCGATCTCATCACCAGCGACGATCTCGTTCGTCCCGCAGACAAAAACGTCCCGATCATCGAACTCAAGGACGGCCAACGCCTCGAGGCCGAGGCTGACGCCGTTCTCGACCGTGGTAAAGACCACGCCAAACACCAGGGCGGGGTCGCGGTCGGGTATCAGCATCTCCAGCGCATCGAAGTCGACGGAGATCTCCCCGAGTTCGAGGAGGAGGAACGCCGGATAATCCGCGGCGTCATCGAAGACGATGGCGAACTCGTTTCCACGAACGAGTTCGATCACGACCTCTCGAATCGCTATCCGGGCAAGCAGGTCAGGGTCGAGGACGTCCCCAATGCCTTCGTCTTCCACGTGGAGACGGACGGCTCCTTTACCATCGAAGAACTGGTCACGCGAGCCGCCGAGACGCTCGAGGCGCGCGCGACTGAACTCGAAGAAGCTGTACAGTTGTAA
- a CDS encoding 30S ribosomal protein S11: MSQDDDKWGIAHVHASFNNTVMTVTDLTGAETIAKSSGGTAVKQNRDEASPYAAMQMAESVAEEVKAAGITGLHVRVRGPGGNLQKSPGPGAQATIRALARSGIEIGRIEDVTPIPHDGSRAPKGKGGY; this comes from the coding sequence ATGAGTCAGGACGACGACAAATGGGGCATCGCCCACGTACACGCATCGTTTAACAACACCGTTATGACCGTGACGGACCTCACGGGTGCGGAAACGATCGCCAAGTCCTCCGGTGGGACGGCGGTCAAGCAGAACCGAGACGAAGCGTCGCCGTACGCAGCCATGCAAATGGCCGAGTCCGTCGCCGAAGAGGTCAAAGCGGCCGGCATCACGGGGCTACACGTTCGTGTCCGCGGTCCCGGCGGCAATCTCCAGAAATCCCCCGGTCCCGGCGCGCAGGCCACGATTCGTGCGCTTGCCCGCTCGGGTATCGAGATCGGGCGCATCGAGGACGTCACGCCGATCCCCCACGACGGATCGCGCGCTCCCAAAGGCAAGGGCGGCTACTAG
- a CDS encoding 30S ribosomal protein S4, translating to MPLGTDTKQYETPNHPYQGERIASEHSLVDRYGLSNKEELWRAQSELRSYRREARELLGQAQDDEIVIQRSEEFLGRLKRVGILDETDELGDILSLEIEDILERRLQTVVYRSGLANTTQQARQFITHGHVVVGDQRHRVPSYIVDVDEEDLVAFDENSPLADELHPERAEGQ from the coding sequence ATGCCACTCGGCACTGACACCAAGCAATACGAGACGCCGAACCACCCGTACCAGGGTGAACGCATCGCCTCCGAGCACTCCCTCGTCGACCGCTACGGGCTCTCGAACAAAGAAGAGCTCTGGCGTGCCCAGTCCGAACTTCGCTCCTACCGGCGCGAGGCTCGAGAACTGCTCGGCCAGGCACAGGACGACGAGATCGTCATACAGCGCTCCGAGGAGTTCCTCGGTCGACTCAAGCGCGTCGGCATTCTGGACGAAACGGACGAACTCGGCGATATCCTCTCGCTCGAAATCGAGGACATTCTCGAGCGCCGCCTGCAGACGGTCGTCTACCGGTCCGGACTGGCGAATACGACCCAACAGGCACGTCAGTTTATTACACACGGTCACGTCGTGGTCGGCGACCAGCGCCACCGCGTTCCATCCTACATCGTCGACGTCGACGAAGAGGATCTGGTGGCCTTCGACGAGAACAGCCCGCTCGCTGACGAACTCCACCCCGAACGCGCGGAGGGTCAATAA
- a CDS encoding 30S ribosomal protein S13, whose translation MSAEEPQEQQDDEDLQYFVRIGQTDLDGTKSVERSLTEMNGIGRRTARLIAAEAGVDRTATFGRLDDDVIDEVVEIVENYADEVPNWLNNRQEDFYSGETTHQIGNDLQLTRQHDINRMKMIDSYKGTRHKRGQKVRGQRTKSTGRTEGTIGVNVEEIREEQAEEAAAEEDEGE comes from the coding sequence ATGAGCGCGGAAGAACCTCAAGAACAACAGGACGACGAAGATCTCCAGTATTTCGTCCGCATCGGGCAAACGGACCTCGATGGGACGAAATCCGTCGAGCGCTCGCTTACGGAGATGAACGGGATCGGTCGACGAACCGCCCGACTCATCGCCGCAGAAGCGGGCGTCGACCGGACGGCAACGTTCGGTCGACTCGACGACGACGTCATCGACGAGGTCGTCGAGATCGTCGAGAACTACGCCGACGAAGTTCCAAACTGGCTCAACAACCGTCAGGAGGACTTCTACAGCGGCGAAACGACCCACCAGATCGGTAACGATCTCCAGCTGACTCGCCAGCACGACATCAACCGGATGAAGATGATCGACTCCTACAAGGGGACGCGCCACAAGCGCGGCCAGAAGGTCCGCGGGCAGCGAACCAAGTCCACCGGCCGGACGGAGGGCACCATCGGAGTCAACGTCGAAGAGATCCGTGAAGAACAGGCCGAAGAAGCCGCCGCCGAAGAGGACGAGGGTGAATAA